The Hemitrygon akajei unplaced genomic scaffold, sHemAka1.3 Scf000048, whole genome shotgun sequence genome contains a region encoding:
- the LOC140720899 gene encoding uncharacterized protein, with product MAHQRVQTRERPFTCSVCGKRFIKSSHLLSHQRVHTGEKPFTCSECGKRFTELSNLQNHQRVHTGEKPFTCSECGKGFSQSSHLQRHQRVHTGEKPFTCSDCGKSFTHLCNLQNHQPVHNGERPFTCSECGKGFTQSSSLLSHQRVHTGERPFTCSECGKGFTQSSHLQRHQRVHTGEKRFTCSVCGKGFTDSSTRQKHQRVHTGEKLFTCSECGKGFTDSSCLLVHQRVHTGEKPFTCSECGKGFTQSSHLQRHQRVHTGERPFTCSECGKGFTQSSTLQAHQRIHTGEKPFTCSVCGKRFSLSFQLLKHQRVHTGERPFACSKCGKRFTGSSNLQRHQQVHTGEKPFTCSVCGKGFTQSSQLLAHQSVHNGEWPLL from the coding sequence atggctcaccagcgagttcaaaccagggagcggccattcacttgctcagtctgtgggaagagattcattaAATCATCCCACctgctgagtcatcagcgagttcacactggggagaagccgttcacctgctcagaatgtgggaagagattcactgagttatccaacctacagaatcatcagcgagttcacactggggagaagccattcacctgctcagaatgtgggaagggattcagtcagtcatcccacctgcagagacaccagcgagttcacactggggagaaaccgttcacctgctcagactgtgggaagagcttCACTCACTTATGCAACTTACAGAATCATCAgccagttcacaatggggagaggccgttcacctgctcagaatgtgggaagggatttactcagtcatccagcctactgagtcatcagcgagttcacacaggggagaggccgttcacctgctcagaatgtgggaagggattcactcagtcatcccacctgcagagacatcagcgagttcacactggggagaagcgattcacctgctcagtctgtgggaagggattcactgattcatccacccggcagaaacatcagcgagttcacactggggagaagttgttcacctgctcagaatgtgggaagggattcacagaTTCATCctgcctactggtacatcagcgagttcacactggggagaagccattcacctgctcagaatgtgggaagggattcactcagtcatcccacctgcagagacatcagcgagttcacactggggagaggccgttcacctgctcagaatgtgggaagggattcactcaatcttccaccctacaggcacaccagcgaattcacactggggagaagccattcacttgctcagtctgtgggaaacgATTCAGTCTGTCATTCCAActactgaaacaccagcgagttcacacaggggaaaGGCCGTTCGCCTGCTcaaaatgtgggaagagattcactggatcatccaacctacagagacatcagcaagttcacactggggagaagccgttcacttgctcagtctgtgggaagggattcactcagtcgtcCCAACTActtgcacaccagtcagttcacaatggggagtggccattgttatga